A region of Flavobacterium album DNA encodes the following proteins:
- a CDS encoding tetratricopeptide repeat protein: MHKRLLWFLVLIFPLLAAGQEAFDYKAFETKLKKHIYSSPDSTRILIDEVLEKKNLHDTIRGLVYNIYGIYYSHVGELDSSMVAYKKSAALLKNHLWIKTMPLMNMSVGYRNMGQYDESFKCLEEALEINKRLGFKEKEAIVYSNMSSNYQFMLQYDKAVEYALKGIEILKKEDSPLLAALTQKLANTYMKMSNFSFAKELYEDCLKIFKKQNDKVSYTLTLINYAEVLIHLDQTGKAKKALREAIAELSRIKNPEHLAIAYSKLGHIAKDEGNIKDACRNYEAAFAILSESNSINLVIIASEYIELLNKNKDYDKALKVIEKTKRSPIFNDVNKADKVRFDVAMAETYSKTNNDKEALNGLVRALKIKDSLARSGTDNYTKELQAKYQAELQREKNRALKVKNAGLQKAYETEKTRMIAYIAISLSIILLILLLLRSYRLRERLRKEALKLAATEKNILRKQHEHEKELTQAQQDIISEKQRELASSALKMANYQDNLLQIIERCNNDSIKKVSDVKKELEGLIKQKDYWRQFETRFNMLHPGFGASLANRYSNLTKNDIEFCSLLKLNMSNKEIAQLLQISHESAITKKYRIKKKMEIQDDADFEKLLMEI, translated from the coding sequence ATGCACAAACGCTTACTTTGGTTTTTGGTGTTGATTTTCCCGCTATTGGCTGCCGGGCAGGAAGCGTTCGACTATAAGGCATTTGAAACAAAGTTAAAAAAGCATATTTATTCTTCACCTGACAGCACCAGGATACTGATTGATGAGGTACTTGAAAAAAAGAACCTTCACGATACTATCCGTGGGCTTGTGTATAATATTTACGGGATTTATTACAGCCACGTAGGAGAACTGGATTCTTCTATGGTGGCCTATAAAAAGTCGGCCGCGCTGTTAAAGAACCACTTGTGGATTAAGACGATGCCGCTAATGAACATGTCTGTCGGTTACCGGAACATGGGGCAGTATGACGAATCTTTCAAATGCCTGGAGGAAGCGCTCGAGATCAATAAGAGGCTTGGATTTAAAGAGAAGGAGGCGATCGTGTACAGTAATATGTCGTCTAACTACCAGTTCATGCTGCAATATGACAAAGCGGTAGAGTATGCCCTTAAAGGGATCGAGATATTGAAAAAGGAAGATTCACCGCTTTTGGCTGCGCTGACACAAAAGCTGGCGAACACCTACATGAAGATGTCTAATTTTTCTTTTGCGAAAGAGCTGTATGAAGACTGCCTTAAAATCTTTAAAAAGCAAAACGACAAGGTAAGCTACACGCTGACACTTATTAACTATGCTGAGGTGCTTATCCATCTGGATCAGACGGGAAAAGCTAAAAAAGCCCTCAGGGAAGCCATTGCCGAATTGTCAAGGATTAAAAATCCGGAGCACCTGGCAATTGCTTATTCCAAGCTGGGCCATATTGCAAAAGACGAAGGTAATATAAAAGATGCCTGCAGGAATTATGAAGCTGCTTTTGCTATATTATCAGAATCGAATTCTATAAACCTGGTGATCATAGCCTCAGAATACATCGAACTGCTTAATAAGAATAAGGATTACGATAAGGCGCTAAAGGTTATTGAAAAGACAAAGCGTTCCCCGATATTTAATGACGTCAATAAGGCGGATAAGGTGCGTTTTGATGTGGCCATGGCAGAGACCTACAGTAAGACCAATAATGATAAGGAAGCTTTAAATGGTTTGGTAAGGGCCTTAAAAATAAAAGATTCACTTGCAAGGTCGGGCACCGATAACTATACAAAAGAATTGCAGGCAAAGTACCAGGCAGAATTGCAGCGGGAAAAAAACAGGGCACTGAAAGTAAAAAATGCCGGGTTGCAAAAAGCTTATGAAACCGAAAAAACCCGCATGATTGCCTATATTGCTATAAGCCTGTCGATAATTTTGCTCATTTTGCTGTTGCTGCGCAGTTACCGGCTCAGGGAACGCCTTCGTAAGGAAGCGCTTAAACTGGCAGCCACAGAAAAGAATATCTTACGAAAGCAGCACGAGCATGAAAAGGAGCTCACTCAGGCGCAACAAGATATTATTTCGGAAAAGCAAAGGGAGCTTGCTTCATCGGCATTAAAAATGGCCAATTACCAGGATAATCTCCTGCAAATCATAGAGCGTTGCAATAATGACAGCATAAAAAAAGTGTCTGACGTTAAAAAAGAACTGGAGGGCCTTATTAAGCAAAAAGATTACTGGAGGCAGTTTGAAACGCGCTTTAATATGCTGCACCCGGGATTTGGGGCCTCTCTCGCAAACCGTTATTCCAACCTGACAAAAAATGATATTGAGTTTTGCTCGTTGCTAAAGCTCAATATGAGTAATAAGGAGATTGCTCAATTACTACAGATCTCCCACGAAAGCGCCATCACTAAAAAATACCGCATCAAAAAGAAAATGGAAATTCAGGATGATGCCGATTTCGAAAAATTACTGATGGAAATATAG